Proteins from a genomic interval of Danio rerio strain Tuebingen ecotype United States chromosome 4, GRCz12tu, whole genome shotgun sequence:
- the wnt7ba gene encoding protein Wnt-7b isoform X2, which translates to MRSISSCGALLSVYYPQIFLILTSGSYLALSSVVALGANIICNKIPGLAPRQRAICQSRPDAIIIIGEGAQLGINECQYQFRYGRWNCSALGERTVFGQELRVGSKEAAFTYAITAAGVAHAVTAACSQGNLSHCGCDREKQGYHDQEEGWKWGGCSADVKYGVEFSRRFVDAREIKKNARRLMNLHNNEAGRKVLEERMKLECKCHGVSGSCTTKTCWTTLPKFREIGYVLKERYTTALEVEAVRATRFRQPSFLRLKQSRGYIKPTDTDLVFLERSPNYCEEDTVTGSAGTRGRLCNHTSPLTDGCNLMCCGRGHNTHQYTRVWQCNCKFQWCCFVKCNTCSEKTEVFTCK; encoded by the exons GGCTTTGTCTTCAGTCGTGGCTTTGGGCGCAAACATCATCTGCAACAAGATCCCCGGCCTGGCCCCCCGACAGCGTGCCATCTGCCAGAGCCGCCCAGATGCCATCATCATCATTGGGGAAGGCGCTCAGCTGGGCATCAACGAGTGCCAGTATCAGTTTCGCTACGGCCGGTGGAACTGCTCTGCCCTTGGCGAGAGGACCGTCTTTGGGCAAGAGCTGAGAGTAG GTAGCAAGGAGGCTGCATTTACCTACGCCATCACTGCAGCAGGAGTTGCCCATGCAGTGACTGCAGCCTGCAGTCAGGGCAACCTGAGCCACTGCGGCTGCGACAGAGAAAAACAGGGCTACCATGACCAGGAAGAGGGCTGGAAATGGGGCGGCTGCTCGGCGGACGTCAAATATGGAGTGGAGTTCTCCAGACGCTTCGTGGATGCACGAGAGATAAAAAAAAACGCAAGGAGGCTAATGAACCTGCATAATAATGAAGCAGGAAGAAAG GTTCTAGAAGAAAGGATGAAGCTGGAATGTAAATGTCATGGTGTCTCTGGCTCATGCACCACCAAAACCTGCTGGACAACTTTGCCAAAATTCCGAGAGATCGGCTACGTGCTGAAGGAGCGTTACACCACCGCGCTTGAGGTGGAGGCTGTGAGAGCCACCCGTTTTCGACAGCCCTCCTTCCTACGTCTCAAGCAGTCTCGAGGGTACATCAAGCCCACAGACACAGACTTGGTGTTCTTAGAGCGCTCCCCCAATTACTGCGAAGAGGACACTGTGACGGGGAGCGCAGGAACGAGAGGACGCCTATGTAACCACACGTCTCCTCTCACAGATGGTTGCAACCTGATGTGCTGCGGCCGAGGACACAACACTCATCAGTACACACGCGTGTGGCAGTGCAACTGCAAGTTCCAGTGGTGCTGCTTTGTGAAGTGTAACACCTGCAGCGAAAAGACAGAGGTGTTCACTTGTAAATGA